A DNA window from Drosophila biarmipes strain raj3 chromosome 2R, RU_DBia_V1.1, whole genome shotgun sequence contains the following coding sequences:
- the LOC108029568 gene encoding trichohyalin produces MQAAAANGGPRVSFNRDVHVKRIGKHPREYESAGNQPSYHQLPKDIDPSDIRKEAALVIAQAGRHHSKAENGDHIPNFRARQRRQSQPSDFNSLPTRRKKSKPVTRSASDASTKKPTSKRPSIFGLFSRRSDSNVSQLDRDPRFEDGGARRLVRSKSDVGSSKLARRVNQEDRDKDKSSQSKQQLSPIIEQAQREDFFERDYFRERERRKSDAVTPREKDESGRGLSELLARSRSQAELDGSLLQSPGGGGGPSISAGIRDRIETLQAKSGENMHSSQQPAERLPLTKGRTVDGLVKRLSMERFSPQPVISQPAFSYIRPNEGITYAQLDLGEDQVRRSSPLDRDVRTPQREFAPARPPRASDVRPSYSPTSNGVPLVNRPSHSPSPWQQLSPRNLSDEDEGLGYEPRKVYYEEEFPRRAEPPIVPVIRSVSPSPYLDELGYRRAQLETRILTRRFGEGATLERQPDRNREVGRPTPEREPERFHRPVRQELSNEYPVERTHVDSGSTLPKMEKTSRYRHTKYYDDGHGGVKETYVRETQRDGQVRESRHRERIGERERDYNSADRLEHEPKSLDSQLTDQYRSSPELRAQQTQQQRDHREDYWQSSLKRDKLQQRSFDKGDSGIENDFRKESFNGDLTTRWRKRTILDDIRACESFLRRERRDSAQQRQLQRQAVPSRLRREHSYVYRERSIDDGSHFDPHLDKYPVATSTLRRREQHSQSQSQSQGQKSEDSSTLKRNKKLGGFEKVKQLFTGAGGSASNGGSGRSSGSNVSSGKKERMSNGNSSTLSRRDKDKEREREKEREWERERERYMVREEEMRSRYREHHTSAQETSREPKTIDISMRRRLSTPKASPLLVKRSPADKPPKKQPKAKESPLAKVEKTSWFRSLDRRAKSSPKELNVSVNGHSETTSSLKRAKRNPAAAPAKNLRFFGDTDLDSNPPTISKATSMPRSRPSLGQSKHSQSAYHLDRSPPPPARDYRHTLAGQTQVQNQSGGSRQRASSMQHLDNGSDEVDFRKRRHYSRSRELHDISESGSEPEPAERHKRSSTAGQRAMSLERTVDGPRSQRIEDRPLLGPPKPARSAERRGLLNSLGQENVGYGRDRYPAESSGTEGESSLHSQRSVVYLHATTVGDIPQPYNLRRRSMSRDDLRKGKQQAPGPQQPPPLQPMTRTVSRSVSMLAPWKPKHISEGYEINYSQEQNKRMSTLPRKPPPHNGATSASTLSRLGRKNESSTSTRRYHMDNLERPPPPRSVLSASNLRSTRTK; encoded by the exons GCAAGCATCCCAGAGAGTACGAGTCGGCGGGAAACCAGCCGAGTTACCACCAGCTGCCCAAGGACATCGATCCCTCGGACATCCGCAAGGAGGCTGCCCTGGTGATCGCCCAGGCGGGCAGGCACCACAGCAAGGCCGAGAACGGCGACCACATCCCCAACTTCCGGGCCAGGCAGAGGCGCCAAAGCCAGCCCAGTGACTTCAACTCCCTGCCCACGCGGCGCAAGAAGAGCAAGCCCGTGACCCGAAGCGCGAGCGACGCCTCCACCAAGAAGCCGACCAGCAAGCGGCCCTCGATCTTCGGACTCTTCAGCCGCAGGAGCGACTCGAATGTCAGCCAGTTGGACAGGGATCCGCGATTCGAGGACGGCGGCGCCAGGCGTCTAGTGCGCAGCAAGAGTGATGTGGGCAGCAGCAAGCTAGCCAGGAGAGTCAACCAGGAAGACAGGGACAAGGACAAGAGCAGTCAGTCCAAGCAGCAGCTGAGTCCCATCATCGAGCAGGCGCAGCGGGAGGACTTCTTCGAGAGGGATTACTTCCGGGAGCGGGAGCGCCGCAAATCAGACGCCGTCACGCCGCGCGAAAAGGATGAAAGTGGTCGCGGTCTGAGCGAACTGTTGGCCCGCAGTCGCTCCCAGGCGGAACTAGACGGATCGCTCCTCCAGTCGCCGGGAGGGGGAGGAGGTCCTTCCATTTCGGCGGGCATCCGCGACAGGATCGAGACGTTGCAGGCCAAGTCAGGCGAGAATATGCACAGCTCCCAGCAGCCGGCTGAGCGTCTGCCGCTGACCAAGGGTCGAACCGTGGACGGCCTGGTCAAGCGGCTGTCCATGGAGCGCTTCTCCCCGCAGCCGGTGATCAGCCAGCCGGCGTTCTCTTACATAAGGCCCAACGAGGGCATCACTTATGCCCAGCTGGACCTGGGCGAGGATCAGGTGCGTCGATCGTCGCCCCTCGATCGGGATGTACGCACTCCCCAGAGGGAGTTCGCTCCGGCCAGGCCGCCGAGGGCCAGCGATGTGCGGCCCAGTTACTCACCCACCTCCAATGGGGTTCCCCTGGTCAACAGGCCCAGTCATTCGCCCTCGCCCTGGCAGCAGCTGAGTCCACGCAACCTCAGCGATGAGGATGAGGGCCTGGGCTATGAGCCCAGGAAGGTCTACTACGAGGAGGAGTTCCCCCGCAGGGCAGAACCCCCGATAGTGCCAGTCATCCGAAGCGTCAGTCCATCGCCCTACCTGGACGAGTTGGGCTACAGAAGAGCTCAGCTGGAGACGCGCATTCTCACGCGGCGTTTTGGGGAGGGAGCCACTCTGGAGCGTCAGCCGGACAGGAATCGGGAGGTGGGCAGACCCACTCCCGAACGGGAGCCAGAGCGCTTCCACCGTCCTGTGCGCCAGGAGCTGTCCAACGAGTATCCGGTGGAGCGAACCCACGTAGACAGTGGCTCCACGCTGCCCAAAATGGAGAAGACCTCCCGCTACCGGCACACCAAGTACTACGACGACGGGCACGGAGGCGTGAAGGAGACCTATGTGCGGGAGACCCAGCGGGATGGTCAGGTGCGGGAGTCGCGGCATCGCGAGCGCATCGGGGAACGCGAGCGGGACTACAACTCGGCGGATCGGTTGGAGCATGAGCCCAAGAGCCTGGACTCGCAGCTGACGGACCAGTACCGATCCTCGCCAGAGCTTCGAGCCCAGCagacgcagcagcagcgagaTCACCGGGAGGACTACTGGCAGAGCAGCCTGAAGCGGGACAAGCTGCAGCAGCGCAGCTTCGACAAGGGCGACTCCGGAATCGAGAACGATTTCCGCAAGGAGTCGTTCAACGGAGACTTGACCACAAG ATGGCGCAAACGCACAATCTTGGACGACATAAGGGCCTGCGAGTCCTTCCTCCGCAGGGAGCGAAGGGATAGCGCCCAGCAGCGCCAGTTGCAACGGCAGGCGGTACCGTCGCGCCTGCGCCGCGAGCACAGCTACGTTTACAGGGAAAGATCCATCGACGATGGCTCGCACTTCGATCCACATCTGGACAAGTATCCGGTGGCCACCAGCACTCTGCGCCGTCGGGAGCAGCACTCCCAGTCACAGAGCCAATCCCAGGGCCAGAAGAGCGAGGACTCCAGCACCCTGAAGCGGAACAAGAAGCTGGGTGGCTTCGAGAAGGTCAAGCAGCTGTTCACGGGCGCCGGAGGAAGCGCCAGCAACGGGGGCAGTGGGcgcagcagtggcagcaacGTGTCTAGTGGCAAGAAGGAGCGGATGAGCAACGGGAACAGTAGCACCCTAAGCCGTCGCGACAAGGACAAGGAGCGGGAGAGGGAGAAGGAACGGGAATGGGAACGGGAGAGGGAGCGCTACATGGTCAGAGAGGAGGAGATGCGGTCGCGCTACCGCGAGCATCACACCTCAGCCCAGGAGACCTCACGCGAACCAAAG ACTATCGATATCTCGATGCGACGCCGACTGTCCACTCCCAAAGCTAGTCCCCTGTTGGTGAAGCGCAGTCCAGCGGACAAGCCGCCCAAAAAGCAGCCAAAGGCTAAGGAGTCGCCGCTCGCGAAGGTCGAGAAGACGAGCTGGTTCAGATCGCTGGACCGCCGGGCCAAGAGTAGTCCCAAGGAG CTCAATGTATCCGTCAACGGACACAGTGAGACCACTTCGAGCCTGAAGCGGGCCAAACGCAACCCGGCAGCTGCTCCAGCCAAGAATCTGCGCTTCTTCGGCGACACCGACCTGGACTCGAATCCGCCGACCATTTCCAAGGCCACCAGCATGCCCAG GAGTCGTCCGTCACTGGGCCAGTCGAAGCACTCGCAGAGTGCCTACCACCTGGACCGCAGTCCTCCTCCGCCAGCCCGCGACTACCGGCATACGCTGGCTGGGCAGACTCAGGTCCAAAACCAGAGCGGCGGCAGTCGTCAGCGGGCCAGCTCCATGCAGCACCTGGACAACGGCAGCGACGAGGTGGACTTCCGGAAGAGGCGCCACTACTCGCGCTCCCGCGAACTGCACGACATCTCGGAGAGCGGCTCGGAGCCGGAgccagcggagcggcacaagCGGAGCAGCACGGCGGGACAGCGGGCCATGTCGCTGGAGAGGACGGTGGATGGACCGCGCAGCCAGCGGATCGAGGATCGTCCGCTGCTGGGACCACCAAAGCCGGCCAGGAGTGCCGAACGGCGCGGGCTGCTCAACAGTTTGGGCCAGGAGAATGTGGGCTACGGCAG GGATCGCTATCCGGCGGAGAGTTCCGGCACCGAGGGCGAGTCCAGCCTGCACAGCCAGCGCAGCGTGGTCTATCTGCACGCCACCACGGTGGGCGACATTCCACAGCCATACAACCTGCGCCGGCGGTCCATGTCACGCGACGACCTTCGCAAGGGCAAGCAGCAGGCCCCGGGCCCCCAGCAACCGCCACCCCTCCAGCCCATGACCCGCACCGTCTCCAGGTCCGTCTCCATGCTGGCCCCCTGGAAGCCCAAGCACATCAGCGAGGGCTACGAGATCAACTACTCGCAGGAGCAGAACAAGCGG ATGTCCACACTGCCGCGAAAGCCTCCACCACATAATGGAGCCACCAGTGCCAGCACCTTGAGCCGGCTGGGCCGCAAGAACGAGTCTTCCACGTCGACGCGACGCTACCACATGGACAATCTGGAGCGCCCGCCACCCCCGCGGTCGGTGCTCTCAGCATCGAATTTACGCAGCACCAGGACGAAGTGA